In the Glycine max cultivar Williams 82 chromosome 6, Glycine_max_v4.0, whole genome shotgun sequence genome, GAGGTGGGTCATATGGCACTATATTAGGCAGAGTTATGTCTTCATCATTTGCGATCAATAGAAAACCCTAGAGGCACAACAATGACCTCTATGGTATTTCTCGTCGCAGTTAAAGTAGAGGCCGCACTTACACTGGGAAGCTAGTTCGTCTGGGGAGAGGCACTTCAATGACGGTGGTGTAGGACGGCCTGGAGAAGGAAGTAGCGGTGGAAGGGAAACAGAATGCGGGGGTGGCAAGGGTTGGTGTGGTGGAGCACGAGGGTGAGACGACTGACGGACGTCCAAGAGTTTCTCCTCTTGGAGGCGAGCCAGACTGGCCGCTTGCACCAAGGTCAGGGGTTGGTGTGCTTTCACTTCATGCTGAATTTTCGGAGTAAGGCTCGATACACAACAACTCAGGAGAAAGGGCGGCAGAAGGCCAATGATTTGATTGGCGAGGTCTTCGAACTCCGACAGGTACCGTGCTACTGTTCCTCACTGTGTTAATTTGAATAGAGCTCCGATAGGGTCCTCGTATTGTGATGGTACGAACCTGGTTTATAGGGCTTGAAGAAAAATGGGCCAGGAGGTGAATTGGCCATTACCGGTCATCCATTGGAACCATGCCAGTGCTCGTCCCTCCATATAAAATGAGGCAATTGTAAGTCGGTCCTGTTCTGGTGTCCCGTGGCACTCGAAAAATTGGTTGATCTTGAAGATCTAACCAAGCGGTTTGGTGGCATCAAAGCGGGGCACATCTAATTTCATGCGGTGGTTATTTGTAGGTACTGACGGTAGTGGCGGAACATACATGGTTGAGGAAGGGGATGATGAGAGGATTGGCGTCATGAGGTGGAGCAGTTCATCAATATTGAGGGTCAAGGACTGCATGGATTCCCCAAGGGACATCTAATGATTGGTGAGCCTGAGTAAAGCATCATCGAGTTTGTCGGAAGACCCCATCGGTGAAGGTGGGGAGGAAGCTCAATGAGAGCACCAAAATTGATAAGGAAGCAAGAAAAGGGAAAGCTGGCTTCGAGGGCCAGAACCTCCAGACAAGGTAGGAAGGAAAAGGAAGCTTATATTCATATCCATTGTTCATTACAATTGccttatttatactaatttcTGACTAACAAAATTTGTCATTTTGTGCAAAGGAATATTGGCTAACAGATTATGGTTAGGCTTGTCTCCCTAAGGCGGAGCAGCACCTAATTTAGCAATCTTCCATTCCAGGTCAGCctcctctctttctctttttcttatacGTAATCACTGAGGTAAGAGGGCTTTGTGATGACCCTTTTTGATCTTCCTTCTATCTGCACCCCTGACTTGTATTCCTGCACCTCTGGTTCTTGTTCTTCGTTTACTGCCCCCTTTTCCTCAGCCTTTGTATCAAgatatatcaattatatatcaaataataGGGCCACATAAGGCATGTATATATATGGTAAATTTTAATCTGTGAGCTGTATAAATTGAATTACCATCTCAACTTAGCTCATTGTTTCTCTTTGACTTATCGTGGCCTATGGTTCCAAATAATTTATACGAGCTGGCCTTTTGATATAACACCTATGacgattttcattttcattaaagCATGATAGAATTTTGAATGAATTTAAAGTGTTGATATATTGGTTAAGGAATCAATAGATTTAGTAGTTGCAATGGTCAATCAATATAATCTATcgattattattttaagaatatggGAGCTACAAATCTTGGTCATATAATCACATGGTATCGATGATTATGATTAGAAGTTATTTAGTGATGACATGACTACTTGGAAGAGGCATGTGCATACATGTTCTCGTTTAGGGTAAATGATATCcaagaaattgaaaagaaaaaaaaaattgtattaagaGGAGAAATGGAAGAACAAAACCACAATCCCAAAAGGATTGATGAGTTGAAGAGGATTCACCACAAAAATTCCCATTCTTTGATAAGAACCTAGGGTTCCAAGTATGGAGCAAATAAGTAGTAACAAATTATCTCTGAATTATCAGATGTATTCTCAattcaaaatgatcatttttttttacaattcatttaACAGTCTTGTTTACACTTTTGAGATACTTTGGATGTGTTTGGTTTAGAGgacgaaaataaaagataattttaaaattaaagtagtGTGTAAAAGACATGAATTCCGTGTGAAAAATACAcaaattttctcttatttcttcatTCCCACCCTAATCCAAACATCACCTGTTTGTCTTGCACTTTAAAGTGTCATATCAAATTTAAAGCGTCATGATCAAAGCATGAACACACACGATGTTTTAAGGGCTTATGTGACTATTTACTAACTTTCAATGTGATTACTACTTGAAACAAGAAATGATCTCACCAAACATATGGGAGGATGTTATCTATTGATAGATGGACAGAATCAATTCACACTGTGTATCAATTTCTtgcatttaatatatttttctaaaattggtaaaaaaaatactaaataattcAATGGTTATACTCACTCTGAATTAATTTCACacgaattaataaaaattttgttatcattatttaattttattaaaaaagaataattgaaaatcaaatcactattaaatgaagttgttttaaGAATTGTATTATTAAATAGACTAAAGTAAttgcatttatttatatttaagtgtGTCATACATgccaattttctttttatattcatGTTGAGAAAAGTATTTGTTAAAATTGTGTGTCAGTACGTGATATAGATATCAGTGTAAAATTTGACTTCTAGTGTCAATTTATCATGTTTGACAGAGACAAACATGTAGGCAAAACAACTCACTCACACTCACACACCCAGAGACATGCTCCATGAAATATGAATCTGTCATTCTAATGGTCCTTCCCCCCTCCTGCCCAAGAAACGGAGATTTTTACCAGGTGAGAAGACGCCTGTTGTACAAAATGTCTTCACTAATCTATGTTAGTCTCCTACTGTGTGAGATTTATTGCCAATTCAAGCAACAAGTTATACGTTGGAAGACATCTTCACTGCAAGGAATTGTGAGGCCACCCATGGGATGATCATATCCAAAGTCTTCCTCAGCTTGAGTCAACAAGTCCTGGAATGAAGGTTGGTTCATGTATGATACAGGAATCACAAACCGCTTCATTTTCTCCCCGACATAGACTGCAAGATAGCCTTTTGGTGCATCCACCGCTTTTGATGCCTTTCTGATACCAGGTAAACGAAAACCCATCGCTGTATTGATTTGAGAAGAGAATTGCTTAAGAAAAGTGTTGAGAATTTTGAATGCTATGGGATGTGAATGATTTGTGTTGGTGCTAAATGCTTTCTGCCATGAATATATACATATAGGAAAGCATATGTAAGAAATCATCGGCTGTATGAATTATTGGTGAAGGAGAGCTATGAGATAAGATAAATGGGACCAACTTAGAGACACGGGCATATGGTGTTGTCTTGAGGACTTTCTCAAGAATTAAGATAATACTATCCCAGCTTATTGAGTGAAGGCTAACAGATTTCCCAACTTTTTAGAAAACTCatgtgaggaaaaaaaaatcaaagtggaTCATGTTGACAATTACTAAT is a window encoding:
- the LOC113001957 gene encoding auxin-induced protein X15, with the protein product MGFRLPGIRKASKAVDAPKGYLAVYVGEKMKRFVIPVSYMNQPSFQDLLTQAEEDFGYDHPMGGLTIPCSEDVFQRITCCLNWQ